TGTTTATCCGAGCGGATGATTTGGATGCTGAGTCGGTTCGATCATTGAATACCCTGCCTGAATACAGGGTTTGTCCTGCCCTGCATATGAATTTGGGTACGGCCGACTTGCCTCAACGGGCTTACATCGACTCGGGTTATGTCAGTGCCTTTGAGTTTCACGATAACAGTGCTTTAAAGGCGGCCAATGCGTATTTGGCCTATAAAAACGTCCATTTCATTTTTATTCCTGAAGCACTCTGTGATTCGATCCATCTAACCGGCGGCACAAGAGGGTTTGAAAAAAACGGTAAAACGACTCATCCTCGACGCGAAGAGGGTTCTTCCTGGCAAATTCCGGTTCGTAATGCCGTTATTCCGCAAATTTTTAATACCGATAACATGTCAGTTGCGTTAAAAGAAGGAGACTCTCGTTCAAGTTGTGAAGTATTAATTGGCGGGAATTGGAAGGATTATGCTGTTTGCTTTACCTTGCCCAAAAGTCTCTCCAGAGAAATCGCCGGCCACGAACCTCAGGATATTGCGACTCTCGAGCGGCTGTTAAGACGAAGCGGCAGCCTCCCGTATCTGCTCAATCCCGATCGCTCCATAAGCTATGCCCAACGGGAAGCAATCGCTACCCAGGCAAAGCAATTGCAAACCTGGTGGAAAACGCTGGGAGAGGAGCGACAATTGCTTTGCTTTATGCACGCGGTGCTTGAGGGTAACGCGTATCGAGAGCCAAATCCTGAAAAGGAACCCCGTTTTACGCGCGAGCTATGGGCTGTGCATCTCAGGCTGAATGACATGATGAGCAGGACGCCTTCCGCGCGCCATTACCTCAATGCCCTGCAATGGGTGATAACACGTCTGCATGGTCAATTGCTCCCCTTTCATCCGTCCTATCACCACCTGTTTAATCGGTTCGTGCAGGAATTTAAAGAGGCGGTTCATCAGCAAAATGAGGGTGAAATGCAACAACGCATTCATTATCTTAATACCGTTGATAAGGCCCTGCAGGCGGAAGCCCAGTTCTGGAAATGCCTAGGACAGTGTAACCATCAGCAATTCTTACCTCGACAGCATTACAGACTCATCTTGAACAGTGCCGCAGCTTTCAGCCGATGGTCTCTTGCACGTCGAACGAAAAAGAGCTCATCGAAAAATCCATGTACGTCAAATCGGTAACCGAAGCTCTGCAAAAGGAATTCACTTTTTTTAAGCATTATCAAATCACTCGCCAATTAATGAACCTGGAGCAATTCAGGACAGGCAGGGAACACTCGTTTATATTCCATCTGGTGGAATGGTATAACGTGTGGGTGGATAAAAGTGACGGTTTGTTTAAGTCACTGTCTCCGGAAGCACTGAATCAACAGGCAAAAACCTGTGCAAAGACACAAATGGCTTTGATTAAACTGCAACACCTATTTGACCAGTGTAATGCCCGAGGCGCTGACATCAATCGGGAGAAATCCAATCATGGATTCAGGCAATTGGTTGCCAGGGTGACCAATCAGTTGGAGCAGGCATTGAGCGCGGGAACTTCCCTGGATGTTGGCCGATACATCGATGAAGCGACGCATTATTTGCTTATTCTGCTGGCTCAGCGTTTGGGTTCGCAACGCAATGCGTTCTTCAATGAAAAAATGCACTCCACTCAACTGCAAAATCTGGATAGAATTCCGAAACCCCAGGTAGAAGAAGCCAAACCGCCCATAATGGAAATCAATTAACATCGAATTGAATTCGCTTGCCAGTTTCATTGATTTTAAGGTTCAATACGGGGTCTGGTCTTTACGTTTTGATGCAAATTCACAAGGAATTGATATGCTTAAAGTCAGTGGCTTAAAAAAGCTCCGCTTACTGAGTTTAATACAAGGAATGGTTATGATGACAAGTACACTTGCTGGCAGCGGTCGCGGCGATTTTCACGTCCTGTATCAGGGACAGTCCGTTGACGATTTGATTATTCAGTACATGGCAGAACACAATATTCCCGGGATGTCCCTAGCGATTGTGCAGGCGCCTTATATTACCCGTGTGGTTGGTTACGGTTTAGCCAACACCGACAGCAAACGCCTGGTAGCCACGCACAGTGTTTTCCCCATTGGCCAAATGACCAATGCCTATACGGCGGTTGCGATTATGCAATTGAAAGAAATGGGCAAATTGCAGCTCGATGATGCGCTTTCCAACCATTTAAAGGATATTCCCTCCTCCTGGCAGGGAATCACACTTCGACAGCTCATTACCCATTCTTCCGGTTTACCGGATTATCGCGAAAGCCCCGGTTTTGATTACAGCAAGGACTATACACCGTCACAATGGCTGGAGCTGATTAAAAATACCCCCATTCTGTTCAAACCAGGAACCCAAAGTCGAGCCAGCGCCACGAATAATTACCTGCTGGGTCTTGTCATCGAAAAAGCTAGCGGCATGACTTATCAGGAGTTTGTCAGCAAGAATCAGATTGAACGCATGTCACTTAAACATACCTTTTTTGTCGGCGACGAGAAAACCATTGATAATGAAGTCAAGGATGACAAAGCAGGCTTTAAACATCAGCAATTTCTTAAAAATCGGGTGTATATTAACCCGATCGAGCCTGTTACCGGGTATGAACAAACCGAGCAGAAACTGTCCCCGTCCAAGCCATTAAGCTGGACTGCCACCTTTGCTGACAGCGGCATTATCGCCTCGGCCGAAGACATCAGTTTGTGGGATATTGGTTTGGCTGGCGGCATCCTGGTTCAGGATCCAGCCGACAGAGAATTCCTCTATCATCCGGTGACTGTGAATGGTCAAACCATACCAGGCAATGCAGGATGGCTGTTCCCCGGTCATCCCGGGTTTATGGAGATAAAGGGTCACTTGCCGGGTTATTCGTCGTTCCTGAGCCGTTTTACAGCACCCACGGAATTGGTTTGTGTAACTCTGCTGGCGAATAAGGGCGGATTAGCTGATTTGGATATTCTCGGGCGAAAAATTGCCGGTGCTTTCGATTACAATCTGGCCGCGCCTGTTGGAGCGGTTTGGTCCGAGACCCTGCAAAGCCCTTATTCCGTCAGTGAAACCATGAATCGGGTGGCTGCCATCATCAAAAAACAGGGCGGGACGGTATTTGCCCGCATTGATCACAGCGGCGAAGCTGAAAAAGCCGGACAATCCTTACCAGAGACGCAGGTTCTGATTATTGGTAATCCCGCGAAAGGCACGGCCCTCATGCAGGCGAATGCGGCCTTTGCACTGGATCTGCCGTTACGGATTATGGCGACTGAGGATGAGAAAAAACAGGTCTGGTTAAGCTTCACCGATCCGGTAAAACTGGCCTCACAATACCACCTCACACCCGAACAACTGCCGGTATTAAAGCCAATGAGCCTGGGATTAAACCGGATTTGTCAGCAGGCCGTGAGTACAACCACGATTCCTGCCTCTCCCTGAGGCAGGAAATCCGATTAATTGGGGTTAAACGGGACGATGGCGGTTTCGCTGTTTTCGATCTGCGGCGTTTCGGGCTCGTTGCCATTCTCCAGGTGCAAATCAGAACCGTCAGTAATGGTCAGTACGTCGGTATCGGACATTGCTTCCAATAAAGGCAAGCCCTGCTCTTGCCGGGACGGCTGATCTTGTGCGGTGGGCTGTTGAACAGTTGGAGTCTGGGTATCAGCCGGGTTTTGGCTGAATAAGCCCAATATTTTATTGGTTATTTGATGGTTAAACTCCAATACCCATCGCAGCAGCTGATCGACCCACTCCTGATTAGGATCCTTGTCTTCGCCTTTTTTAGCCGCGGGTGTCATAAAATCGTAAAGAGAATCATTCCATTCCTGGGCACGATTTTTGTCTTTAACCGTGGATTTTTTAGCCGGTGTTGCCTCCGCTTCAGCTTTAGCCTTGGGTTGTTGGGGAACGGCGGTATTGTCGGCGTCTTTTTTCTTGGTGTCCGGGGTGGTAGACGGTTGAGCGTCTTTCCCGAGATCATCCTTTTTGTCTTTATCCTTATCCTGGCCTTTGTCCTCGGTCCTATTCTCTTTCTTACCAGGAGCAGGATCTGAAGAGGAAAGATCGTATTGCCGGCGTTTCTCCCCATCTACTAAAACCGAATAAGCTTCCCCCAGTTTTTTAAACACCTCTTCGGCGTCGGGTTCCTGGTATTTATCGGGATGAACCAACAAAGCCGCTTTTTTATAGGCTTTTTTGATGTCCTCAAGGCTCGCGGTCGGAGGCACGCCCAGTACCTCGTAAAAATTTTTGGCTGTCTTGATGCGCTCAGCTGTGGGATTTTCTGCTTTCGGGGCGGCATCTTCTGGTGTTGAGGACATGTGAATCTCGTATAAACCAACTTATGTAAATAATAGCACATGCCTCTTTCAGATCATGCCGTTTTGTTTTTCTTAACACACCGTTTACAAAAAACATTGGCGTGGTTTGGCAAGGCCGCTTAAGCGCAGGGCATTTTATTGAGCAGGGTAATGAATAATGTCATGGAAAAAGGCGCTTTTATCCTGAGTATTGCGGTAGCCGTGGGGTTTGCTGGCATCAAAACGAAGCCCATCGCCCGGGTGAAGCACATGCCAGTCCTGATGAATCAGAATGTCAACGGTTCCCTCAATTACAATGATGTGTTCAATCACCCCGGGTTCATGCGGCGTGGATAATTGCTCGCAGTGCGGTAACAGTTCAATCATAAAGCATTCAAAGCGCAGTTCCGGATCAAAGGGGAACAAGGAGGTGATTTTGAGTTGCTCATCCGCATGCTGCAATGCCTGCTGGGGTTGGGGGCGGTAAAGGGTTGCGGTGGCGTCACGTGGGCTGTCTTCAAGAAACGAAGAGAAAGACACATGAAAGCCGCTGGCAATTTTCCATAAAGTGGCCACTGTCGGGCTTGATTCCAGGCGTTCGATTTGGCCAAGCATTGCCTTGCTGACGCCAGTTTCCTGAGCCGCCTTGTCGAGACTCCAGCCGCGCTGTTGGCGAAGGGTTTTTAAGTGATTGGCGATGTGTTGTGCAAAAATGTCCAAAATTTTCCCTCTCAACGCTTGTGCGCTATAACGCACGATGTTATTCTTCAGTTGTGCGCTATAACGCACAGTAATGTATTCTGTATTTAATCATGAGGTGGCGCGATGTTGAAGTATTTTTCCATAAGTCATGCCGCAGCCGGCTTTATCGCGGTGATGGTGGGGTTTACCAGCTCAGCCGCCATTGTTTTTCAGGCGGCCGCCGCCGCTGGCGCAGACAAGGCGGAAATCAGTTCATGGCTTTTAGCCTTGGGACTTGGCACATCCTTAAGCACCATGGGATTGTCCTTCTATTACCGCATGCCGGTCTTGACCGCCTGGTCCACGCCCGGTGCCGTCTTGCTGATGACCAGTCTCGCTGGCCTTTCCCTGCCTCAGGCGGTCGCTGCCTTTATGGTAACTGGCTTACTGACGTTGATTGCCGGCTTAAGTGGCTATTTTGAAAAAGTAATGGATTACATTCCGCGTGACCTGGTGGCGGCCATGCTCGCCGGGGTTCTGCTTCATTTTGGGCTGAATGTGTTTACCAGTTGGCAGGATGATCCCGGCTTGGTTACGGCTCTGCTGGCCAGTTATTTATTGGGGAAACGTTTTTTCCCCCGCTACGTGATGGTGGGGGTGCTTGCCGTCGGTCTGCTGTTTGCCTACTGTCAGGGTTTATTTACTCATACTTTGATTCAGCATGGGTTGACCCGTCCTGTGTGGGTGGAACCTGAATGGTCCTGGCCGCTTTTATTCAGCGTGAGCCTGCCTTTGTTTATTGTCACCATGACCTCGCAGAATATTCCAGGCATTGCCGTTCTTCATGCGGAAGGTTACCGCCCGCCCGTCTCCGCCTTAATTAGCTTGACTGGGCTCACGAATGTGTTATTCGCGCCTTTCGGCGGCTTTTCCTGTAACCTCGCAGCAATTACCGCCGCGATTTGTGCGGGTAAAGAAGCTGGCCGTGATCCTGATTTACGGTATCTCGCCAGTCTCTGGGCCGGCGTCTTTTATTTATTGATGGGCCTGTTTGCAGCAGCGATGGTGGATGTCCTCGCCTCTTTTCCAAAGGTTCTTATCACAACGATCGCGGGCTTGGCCCTCTTTGCTACTATCAGCAGTAATTTACAAGCCGCGTTTACAGACGCCCATCGTCGTGAAGCCGCGTTGCTGACCTTGATGATCAGCACCTCCGGGATTACTATTTTAGGAATGGGCGCGGCATTCTGGGGATTAGCGGCAGGCATCGTTGCCAATGGGCTTCAGAAAAAGCCGCTTCGTGCAATGACAACCCATGGAGAATAAGCAGCGTGCCATTCAACAGAAGGCGGTATCACCTGGATACGTCACTGTCTCCAACCCACTTCAATTTAAGCCGCTGGTTGTCGCAGCAGGGATGGAAGGCTACGCGCTTTAACAGCCTGTCCAGTATCAATGACAAGGTGTTGTTGTTTAACGAAGCGGCTGCGCAGACACTGGAATACAAGCATTTGCTGGCAAAACTTGTCGCGAACTATTGTCCACACGTCGCGCCCCAAACCTTTTGCATTGATGATGGCAATTGGCAGGAGGTAGTGCATCGTTTGCTCTGCATTCATGCCCAGTTGCCACCTCAGGAAAAATTAGCCTGGATCTTAAAACCGGCCTTGTTAAACAACGGACAACACATACACGTGTTTAACACGCCAGAGGCATTAGCCGCACATTACGTACAGTCGAAACGCATGGGCGGTATGCATGTTCTACAGCGTTATTTATGCCCTCATTTATTAAGGGATGATCGTAAATACAGCATCCGTTTGTTTGGGATTCTGACCAACTACGATGGCGCTTATTGTTATAAAGACGGTTACTTTAATGTCGCTCTGCATCCTTATGTGGAGGATTATTCTGATTTGAGGCCCCACTTAACCAATGAACATTTGCTCGATCCTAAGGTCAATGTCATTCAGATTCCGGCCAGTCGGTTTGCGCAATTCAGTCACTATCTGCCGCAAATTGACGCAATTCTGCAACAAGTATTGCGAGGATTGCACTCTGATTTTCCTGAGGCTTTTCGTTGCAGCAGGCAACGAACCCTTGCTCTTTTTGGTTTTGATTTTATGGTGGACAATCATGAGCGGCTATGGTTACTGGAAGCCAATCACGGTCCCTGTTTCCCAATCGATGACCACCATCCGCTTCAGGGTCCTTTGTATCAGGGGTTTTGGCAAGGACTGATTCACAGTTTTATTGAACCCATTGCTGACAACCGCCCTGTCAACCGCATTGATTACCCTCATTTTAACAAAGTCCTTTGACGATTTGTTCAGGTTAACTGATGTTCCGCTTTCCATTGTGACCAGGGGCCTGAATACCCCTTAAGACGAGCCTCGGCATACTCATAAAAACGTTGCAGAAACTGAAGCCGCTCCTGATAGTAGGGGGTCAGGTCGGGATCAGTACGCACAATCTGGGTTAAATCATAATAGGGTGGGATGGCCGCCAGCCGTTCAATGATGTCATTGAATGAAGCCTTGTCGGCGTTGTTTAACATATCGTACATGGCGAGCAGTGTGGTGGAGCGCCCCTTGCCGCCACGGCAATGCACATGAAGCCACATGCCTTTCGGCAATTTCTTGACCAGGGAAACGAAGGTATCAACTTCTTTATCCAGGGGGGCGCGGTGATCGGTGACCGGGAGACGGCGATAGGCAAAGCCTGTTTGAGTGACCTGCTCCTTTTCGCTGAGCAGGGTTTCAACAGCAATGGAATGGCCGGTGCCGTAATCTTTTTTGGCGAATTGCTGAACGGTCAGCACGTTGTCTATTTTTTTTAAGGACGACAGGCGTGCCAGCCATTGCGTCTCCGTTGCAATGGATTCTTCCGCGGTTTTACCGAGATTCAACCAGTTATGAAGATCACAGAGGGTGATGGCATTGCCATTCAGGTAGCCATGGTTTTCCTGACGCAAATCAAGCACCAGAACCTGATGGGGTTCAATGCCCGCCCGGGAGCGAATGTAATCCGCCACCTGTTGCCATCCCTGGCTGCCTGGCTCAGCACTTAATGACATGCGCAGGTTTTCAACACCGGCGAGATTGCCGTGGTAGTAATCGCTAATCATCAAGGTATCCCGCAGGCTGCCCACAGGCGATGTTGGGGTTTCGGTGTCCTGTACGATGCAGGGTTTCTCACGCGTCGCTTCGCAGGTGAGGGGATCATTAAAGGAAAAAACAGGGTGGATTGACGCGGCCCATCCCAGGAGTAATAACGTGATCTTCAATTTAATCATGAGAGTCACTCGCAAGTGCCAAATTGCTCTCAGTCTAGGTAAAAAACGCTGGTTCTTCAATAGTTTAAGCCGGTGAATGCTGGCCTCGATAGCAATCCATTGACAGAAAAAGCACCCGTTTGATTACTCAATGTTGACTAATTCAGGAAATTGGTATGCCGTTTGCTAAACTTAAACTAGGACGTAGGAAAAGGGGAAGAGTCATGAAACAACTTATTTTACATCCTACCGAAATAAGTCAATGGCATGCTTTAATCAATGAAGCGCAAGCTTCCACTCAACTTGTACTCAATGAAAGCACGGAAAGTTATCTGGTTTTTCTGCTGATGCGCTACACCCAGGGCCCCAAACTGATTGAATCAGTCATTGCGCTCGATTTCCTGGAATCCATGCAAAACGGCAAATGCCGCCAGGTTGAATTGCTGCGTGATGTGGGCGATAAAAGCCTGCTGTTTTGCGGTCTTTTTCCCGGTATCGCTAAAAAAAGGCAGGTTAGTCTCAACTATTTTGTCGACATGGGGCAGGCGGCCTACATGACCATCAGCGAATTGCAGGGGCGTCAACTGGCGCAGTTGTACCTGGAACTCAGTCTGCAGTTTTTAAAGCTTCAGCATATCCTGCAGGCCATGCGCAGCGATTACATTCAATTCTGTGATGCAGAGGGCCGTACCATTCCAACCTGGGATCTGCCCATGCAATAATTGTTCAGGTTAATAAAATCTTAAGCTTTATCGCCTAAAATCCGTTTCGACTAACCTTACCGGAGCGAACAATGACGCGGGCGTTTACGCATCTGACCGAAAAAATTAATTTTAGCCTCTATAAAAATACGCTCACCATCTACCCGAAATCCAAAGATTTACCTTCTATTGATAGCTTAAGAAGCAAACAGCCATGGGAAGTGATGACAGTATTGATGGAGGTGATGAGGTTTGAGGAATGTCAGGCTATTAAAGTAAATAGCGCGTTGAAGCATGTAGCAAACCAGTATAATGTGAAGCGTTTTGTGCATCGTGAAGATACTGATCACAGCTGTTACCATCGCGATGATTTTGATTGGGATGCTGACCATTACCATGCGCAGTTTGCCGTGTCGATTACACCCGGTTTGTTAAATAAGATCCTGTTGGTGTTTGAAAAGTACATGCTCATTACCAAGGAAGAGCGGGAACGCTTTATTAAAGCTTATCATGAGGCGAATGTATTGCCTTCAAAAGAGCCGCTTGGCAAGTCGCAGGAGGCTATTCTCCTGCCCTTCGCCGCAACGGCCGTGCACGGTAAAACTGTTGTTGAGGAACCAGTGCAGGTTGCCCAAGACATCGAAAAAGAGCCGGTTTTGAAGCCTAAACCCCATGAAATAAAGTTTGAAGCGCAGTTAAGCGATCTTTCCAAAAAAGTAGAGGATTTTAAAAGGGCGAGTCGAAAAGATCCTCAGACATACCAAGCGGCTTATAATGAAGCCAAGACCCTGCATGAGAAGCTTAATGAAAATTACGTGACTTATCAGCAGCACAAAGATGGGAAACTCTTTGTGGCAAATGCCAATTCGATTATCGATAAAGCGAGGGGAGAGTTGGAAAATCACCGTGGGGTTAAGAAATACATTGTCGATTTTGTTGAGCGGGTTCAGGGATTTATCGCTCAATTCGGTGATTCTCCTGCGCAGAAGGTGAATCAGAGGCCGACCTTTTTCAAGACGGATTCCATTCGCAAGCTGGAGGCCCTGACTGAGACAGTGCAAGCGTTTTCCTTCGATGCCTGATGGATTTAATGGATAACCGCGGCAACCGCGGTTACCCCTATTTTCTGAACAAGAGCGCAATATCAATGGTGTCAAATTGGTAATGACTGTTGCAAAAATCACAGGCGATTTCAATTGTTCCCTGCTCCTGCAACAATTGCTGGGCTTCGCTTTCGCCAAGTACCCCAATGACCTGCTTCATTTTTTCAGGACTGCAGCGGCATTGAAAGCGGGTTTCGCGGCTGGGGAACAACCGCAGTTCGGTTTCATGATACAACCTGAAAAGCAGGGTTTGATTATCAAGCGTCAGTAATTCCTGTTCGCTGACTGTCTGACCCAGTTGCACGGCATACTCCCAGAAATGCTCTCGCTGCTGGCTGTCGGATTGCCCGGGCAAGAGTTGCAGCAGCATGCCCGCAGCGCGTTCGTCATTAACTGCCAGCCAGACCCGTGTGGCAATCTGCTCGGATTGGGCAAAATAATGCATTAAATTTTCACTCATGGAGGTGGAGTGAAGCGGCACCATACTTTGATAGGCTTGTGTCTGCTGGTATTGATTAATGGTCAATACCATCTGTCCCTGAAGAAACGCTTCGGCATAATCCGCAATTTCAAGATTCTCTTCAAATTTGGCAAACCCGCGCAGGTTTAATTGATTATCGCATTGCACCAGCAACAAGGGCAGACGATTGTCTCCCTGAAACTGCAAACTGATTTCCCCCTCAAATTTCACGCTGCCGGCGAGCAGCAGGCAGGAAATCAGGGCCTCGCCCAATAAATTACGCACCATGGGAGGGTAAGGGCGTTGCTGCATGATGGCTTGAAAGCTGTCATCGAGATGGGCAATGGCGCCGCGTATGGTTTCGTTTTCAAAAATAAAGCCCTGCAGGGTATCCGGTTCTCTCATCATTAATCGCTAAGCCAAAAAGACAAATTCTAGCACAAAGTTCATTGCCTGCCTGCTTTTGACGCGCGATAATGCCAGTTTTTTGGCGAGGGCTCATGAAGCTTAATCCACAACAAATGGCGGCGGTCACCTACATCGGCGGACCCCTGCTGGTGCTGGCCGGCGCCGGAAGCGGCAAGACACGGGTCATTACTCAAAAAATCGCTTATTTAATCGAACAATGCGGGTATTCGCCGGCTACGGTGTATGCTGTAACGTTTACCAACAAAGCGGCGAATGAAATGCGGGAGCGGGTGTCTGCTACCCTGCCTGCAGGCAAACGACGCGGTTTGAAAGTGGCGACTTTTCATACCCTGGGCCTTGGTATTTTAAAACGTGAACTCGGCCTGGCAGGCCTTAAGAAAGGATTTTCCATTTTTGATGCCGAGGATAGCCTGCAACTGTTGCGCGGGCTGCTGCCCACGGGCAAAGCCAATGAGCGCGATTATGTCATGCAGATTCAGCATCAGATTTCCCATTGGAAAAATCAATTGCTTTCTCCTGAAAAAATCCATTCCTCTGCCTTCGGATCATCCCCTCATGCCGAAGAGGCAGCGAGACTTTATCCGGCGTATCAACAGGCCTTGAAAGCGTATAATGCGGTGGATTTTGATGATCTCATTCGTCTACCGGTGGAACTGCTGATGGCGCATGACGAGGTGCGGGAGCGCTGGCAGAATCAAATCCGCCATCTACTGATTGATGAATACCAGGATTCCAATACCAGCCAGTATGAATTGGTGCGCTTATTAACCGGTGTGCGTGCCCAGTTTACCGTGGTGGGGGATGATGATCAGTCGATTTATGCCTGGCGCGGTGCTCGTCCGGAAAATCTGGCGCAACTGCAAAAAGATTACCCGCAATTGAAGGTGATTAAACTCGAGCAGAATTACCGATCAACCAGCCGCATTCTGCATGTGGCCAATACTTTAATTGCCAACAATGCGCATCTTTTTGACAAGCGTCTGTGGAGTGATTTAGGTCATGGGGAGGTGCTCAGGGTACTGTGTTGCCGTGATGAACAGGATGAAGCAGAACAAGTGGTGGCCGACTTAATCAGCCATAAGCTCAGGATGGGCAATGAATACGGCGATTACGCCATTTTATACCGGGGCAACCACCAGTCCCGGGTGTTTGAGAAAGTGCTTCGTCACCATGGCATTGCCTACCGCATTAGCGGCGGGCAATCCTGGTTTGCCCGCACCGAGGTCAAGGACATTCTGGCTTACCTGAAGCTTCTGTGCAACGAACACGACAATGCGGCTTTTTTGCGTGCTGTGAACACGCCCAAGCGGGGCATTGGCGAGGCCAGTCTTGATGCGCTGGGTCATTATGCCCATGCTCGCGGACACAGTCTCTATGCCTCGGCCGACCACCTGGCCTTAAGCGAATTGCTCACCGACAAACCGCGTGCGGCGTTGGCGCAATTTAAGCAATGGCTGGAAACCATCAAGTCGCGCCTTGGCGATGGCAGCATTGAGCCTTTGCGTCAGATGGTGGAGGAAAGCGGCTATGAAGCCTACCTTTATGAACAGAGTGATGCACCGGCAAAGGCACAAAAGCGCATGGAAAATGTCCTGGAACTGCTGGAATGGGTCGGTCGTCTGTTGGCTAAAGACGAAACGCCGTCGCTGGCCGATGTCATCAACAAATTGATTTTAATTGATATCCTCGAACAGTCGGAAGATTATGATCGGGAAACGGTGCAGTTACTGACCCTGCATGCCTCCAAGGGCCTCGAATTCCCCTATGTTTATTTGGTCGGCATGGAAGAAGAATTGCTGCCCCATCGGGTGAGTATTGACGAGGAGCAGATTGACGAAGAACGCCGGCTTGCCTATGTCGGCATTACCCGGGCGCAAAAAGGCCTGTGTTTTACCTTAGCCCGTCAGAGACGACGTG
This Legionella sp. MW5194 DNA region includes the following protein-coding sequences:
- a CDS encoding tubulin-tyrosine ligase, producing the protein MPFNRRRYHLDTSLSPTHFNLSRWLSQQGWKATRFNSLSSINDKVLLFNEAAAQTLEYKHLLAKLVANYCPHVAPQTFCIDDGNWQEVVHRLLCIHAQLPPQEKLAWILKPALLNNGQHIHVFNTPEALAAHYVQSKRMGGMHVLQRYLCPHLLRDDRKYSIRLFGILTNYDGAYCYKDGYFNVALHPYVEDYSDLRPHLTNEHLLDPKVNVIQIPASRFAQFSHYLPQIDAILQQVLRGLHSDFPEAFRCSRQRTLALFGFDFMVDNHERLWLLEANHGPCFPIDDHHPLQGPLYQGFWQGLIHSFIEPIADNRPVNRIDYPHFNKVL
- a CDS encoding benzoate/H(+) symporter BenE family transporter; amino-acid sequence: MLKYFSISHAAAGFIAVMVGFTSSAAIVFQAAAAAGADKAEISSWLLALGLGTSLSTMGLSFYYRMPVLTAWSTPGAVLLMTSLAGLSLPQAVAAFMVTGLLTLIAGLSGYFEKVMDYIPRDLVAAMLAGVLLHFGLNVFTSWQDDPGLVTALLASYLLGKRFFPRYVMVGVLAVGLLFAYCQGLFTHTLIQHGLTRPVWVEPEWSWPLLFSVSLPLFIVTMTSQNIPGIAVLHAEGYRPPVSALISLTGLTNVLFAPFGGFSCNLAAITAAICAGKEAGRDPDLRYLASLWAGVFYLLMGLFAAAMVDVLASFPKVLITTIAGLALFATISSNLQAAFTDAHRREAALLTLMISTSGITILGMGAAFWGLAAGIVANGLQKKPLRAMTTHGE
- the hslO gene encoding Hsp33 family molecular chaperone HslO, translating into MREPDTLQGFIFENETIRGAIAHLDDSFQAIMQQRPYPPMVRNLLGEALISCLLLAGSVKFEGEISLQFQGDNRLPLLLVQCDNQLNLRGFAKFEENLEIADYAEAFLQGQMVLTINQYQQTQAYQSMVPLHSTSMSENLMHYFAQSEQIATRVWLAVNDERAAGMLLQLLPGQSDSQQREHFWEYAVQLGQTVSEQELLTLDNQTLLFRLYHETELRLFPSRETRFQCRCSPEKMKQVIGVLGESEAQQLLQEQGTIEIACDFCNSHYQFDTIDIALLFRK
- a CDS encoding serine hydrolase; the protein is MMTSTLAGSGRGDFHVLYQGQSVDDLIIQYMAEHNIPGMSLAIVQAPYITRVVGYGLANTDSKRLVATHSVFPIGQMTNAYTAVAIMQLKEMGKLQLDDALSNHLKDIPSSWQGITLRQLITHSSGLPDYRESPGFDYSKDYTPSQWLELIKNTPILFKPGTQSRASATNNYLLGLVIEKASGMTYQEFVSKNQIERMSLKHTFFVGDEKTIDNEVKDDKAGFKHQQFLKNRVYINPIEPVTGYEQTEQKLSPSKPLSWTATFADSGIIASAEDISLWDIGLAGGILVQDPADREFLYHPVTVNGQTIPGNAGWLFPGHPGFMEIKGHLPGYSSFLSRFTAPTELVCVTLLANKGGLADLDILGRKIAGAFDYNLAAPVGAVWSETLQSPYSVSETMNRVAAIIKKQGGTVFARIDHSGEAEKAGQSLPETQVLIIGNPAKGTALMQANAAFALDLPLRIMATEDEKKQVWLSFTDPVKLASQYHLTPEQLPVLKPMSLGLNRICQQAVSTTTIPASP
- a CDS encoding helix-turn-helix domain-containing protein; amino-acid sequence: MDIFAQHIANHLKTLRQQRGWSLDKAAQETGVSKAMLGQIERLESSPTVATLWKIASGFHVSFSSFLEDSPRDATATLYRPQPQQALQHADEQLKITSLFPFDPELRFECFMIELLPHCEQLSTPHEPGVIEHIIVIEGTVDILIHQDWHVLHPGDGLRFDASKPHGYRNTQDKSAFFHDIIHYPAQ
- a CDS encoding tyrosine protein phosphatase; the encoded protein is MIKLKITLLLLGWAASIHPVFSFNDPLTCEATREKPCIVQDTETPTSPVGSLRDTLMISDYYHGNLAGVENLRMSLSAEPGSQGWQQVADYIRSRAGIEPHQVLVLDLRQENHGYLNGNAITLCDLHNWLNLGKTAEESIATETQWLARLSSLKKIDNVLTVQQFAKKDYGTGHSIAVETLLSEKEQVTQTGFAYRRLPVTDHRAPLDKEVDTFVSLVKKLPKGMWLHVHCRGGKGRSTTLLAMYDMLNNADKASFNDIIERLAAIPPYYDLTQIVRTDPDLTPYYQERLQFLQRFYEYAEARLKGYSGPWSQWKAEHQLT
- a CDS encoding J domain-containing protein — protein: MSSTPEDAAPKAENPTAERIKTAKNFYEVLGVPPTASLEDIKKAYKKAALLVHPDKYQEPDAEEVFKKLGEAYSVLVDGEKRRQYDLSSSDPAPGKKENRTEDKGQDKDKDKKDDLGKDAQPSTTPDTKKKDADNTAVPQQPKAKAEAEATPAKKSTVKDKNRAQEWNDSLYDFMTPAAKKGEDKDPNQEWVDQLLRWVLEFNHQITNKILGLFSQNPADTQTPTVQQPTAQDQPSRQEQGLPLLEAMSDTDVLTITDGSDLHLENGNEPETPQIENSETAIVPFNPN